TCatgctgcgtatacgcaattttataGCGTATGTTCATTAAGCTGCTTTTCGATTGTGAATGCCACAGTGGCGGAAAAGTATTCCCTTATTGTTGTTCATGTGTGTATGGTCCTTTGACAATTTCTTGAGTTTTTCTTGCCGCAAACAGTAGTACTTTGTTATTTTCCACCATTCTATTTAGATCATTTTAGTATTAAGTTTGTGAAGCAGgataaataaaaccaaataaacaatattatcTTGAAATAATTCATGCTACTGTCAGAATGTGAAGTCGATTGTCTTTAAATAACCTGGTTTATTgtggaaaattatttttagctacAGCTGTTCGTGATCTACGCCAAATTGGTCCATTAATGGCttgtgaaatattcaaaaagtattttattcatGCAGTTTGACAGTGACTTCAAATACGGCTCACACACGTTtcgtttttggcattttcagTTGCTAAGCTCATAAATACGCGGCGCAttggttttcaatttgaacACATGTTTGGGCCAAGTAAGTAAGCCGTTTGTATACAGGAACGGGTATTGCCTGCTCCTGTCTCATGTTTGCCAATAAGCCATTGATACTTTAATGTATGCACTGTTGGGTGACGGTTTACGTTGGCTCACTTCAGGATTTGTATTGGTTCCGAttatgtgagtgtgagtcGGTCTCGGCTTTATGATTGCGAGTACACatgacatacatacatatattattggCGGTCCTATAAAGCCACTCGTCGCGTGTGTACGTTTATTTATTCGAATATTATTCAAACAATGGCGAGAGTGAGTGGGATGCAGCAAATATGCTCTCTTAAAATGCAATCGATTATCTTTTACTTCCTTATACgtacatattatgtatatttgtactAATAGATGCCCCTATAAACGTGAAATTGAATCAATGTTAATTCGATCTAAAACACATTGCGAAGCAGAATCAAATCTATTTACAATGTAATTAATGAGTACCAAGTAAAGTGACAACAGTCGATGCCTCAATAAACAACACGAGGACGAGGGCTTTCAAATGACAGCCAGTGTGTAGATGAATAAATAAGCCAtgaccacgcccacaacaCATACTACGCATACATGCACATAGGATACGCGTATCCGTATGTACGAGTAAGCATGCATATATTGGTTATCGGTAAGCCAAAACCCTAAtacaaagcaaatatttatatttgacaTTTTAGACACAGATGCGATATACGAGCAGTAATATCGTATGAATGTGGAACGCCCATGGGAGGAATAAAGAACTCGTACTCGTATATTCGTCACCATTTGGTTACGCTAGCTCTGGGATCAAATCGAAAATGGTAATGAGCCCTCCAGCCTTTTGGCATTCCGATGAATAGAGCTGAGCCCCACAAGAATACCGTATACGcttatacacatacatatccACGTTTATAGGTATTTACATACAGACATTCGCATTCTCTCatactaaatttatgtattgAATTTCAACCGCTACTGTCAGTAAGCGTCGAGAACACACATGAATAATAGCTGTTCTGGTTTCCTGATTGTCAGACCAAGCTCTAACCTCATAATGCTAATTGCGATTATAATTATAGCGACGTGATCTCATTCTCGATGATATATTACTTGCTTGCACTTGTAATAGAAAATTATCATGTGACTATTTAAGGGGGAAATATCgttaaaacttataaaatattaaaaactaaatgaataCTTACGAATATTAAATGCGATATGAAAATGTCTTCAAAAGATAGATTATTTAGAATAAGTtgtattttatgcaaaaccaaaaccacaAGTGTAACAAATAGCTTACCAGCGAACAGTTGAAATCCTAATACCAACAACCTTAACTTTTGAGACTGTCAAAGCTGAAACTCTCAAGTTTTTGGCCAATGGCGgtaaatttttgtttcatcAACGAAATCAAGACAAAAGTTTTGAAACCGCGCAACTTTCTTAACTTTttgccacagcagccacaacaaaaacaatatcaacggcaacaacaacaatggaacTCAAGTGaaatgacagcagcagcaatcgatGCGCATAAACATGAAAAGTTATGTATTAATGCACatcaaaaaataatcaatatcGTTGCTAGTGAAGCGCTAGCTTTATTTATGATacgaattattattattttagctATATTTCACAAGCATCGACCAGATGTGGTTTAAGCTCTTTTAATAAATCATCTTAATATTCAATGAAAACTAACTAACTTTTCATTCTTGTATTCAATCATGCTTTTCACTTGTCTATCACGTACAGGACATGCAAAGTCAAGATAAAAGTTTGACGTCCGTGGTAAACCCTATTTTAATCTATCGGATTTCAGGCACACAGTTtcttatttgtataatttattcatatttatgtatagaTTCAATTTTAAGCTTTGCGACTGAGTTTTATATACTTATCTCACCTAATATCACACATGCTTAGCAAACCAAAGATTACGTCTTCGAGATCTATTAGTAAATAGATTTTGTTTTGGGACACGTCAGTGTAttcaaaagcaaatatattcaaatacaaaGACAGATTAGATATAAGATGATAAGGATAgctctttatatatatttcaaatacacaGTGCAAACCATTTTAGTCGCAAAAGTCATTTCAACGATTCGTTACCTacacataaaaagaaaaaagatcaattaaatttaaatatcatcAATATTGTAATAGTTGTGTTGCATATTAATTgataaagtaaaaattaaaaatattaaatttcttacaATGGTGAAAACTAAACAAAGTGATAAAACGGAAGATGAAAGGTgattaatttgataaaaaaaagtggaatTAACGATTCCTTACaatattttccttttgctcCGAAGTTCGAACTATTTGCCTTTGTTCATGCAAAAGGATTATCACAATCAAAATAGTACCGAACAAGACGATGAAGAAGTGTCTGACTTTCGACGCGCCCTTCCGCAGATTATAGCTGTTAACATACAGAATTTGCTGCAATTCggtaaaatttgtatataaatatctaGTGAGTAAATTCTtgaaattatcattttaatatttaggaTATGGCATGACGCAGGGGTTTCCCACAATTGCAATTCCCGCTATACAAAGCAGCTTGGATAGCAGTGCAATTAAATTAGACAAAGAAGCAATTTCCTGGCTTAGTAAGAAATCAAATGTGCATGTTAACTgagcaaatatatatttttcatataatttcattaaatatttcaggTTCCATAAACTTAATTTGTATGCCGCTTGGTTGTCTATTCTCTGGCATGTTTGCACAGTATCTGGGCAAACGGCGAGCTATGCAGGTGTGTAATTAATTGCTCCAATATATTATttcgataataataatcaatcaattatttcACACATTATAGTTAATCAATCTACCCATGCTTGCTGCCTGGCTTCTCTTTCACTATGCGTCCTGCACCGAGCACATGTATGTGGCTTTGTGTTTCGTTGGCATTGGTGGAGGTTTGATGGAAGCTGCGGTTAGTTTGGTAATATCTGAAGTGTTCTGAggaatattcaattattttgcttCAGGTTATAACATATGTGGCTGAAATTACGGATCCGAAGTACAGGGGAATGTTCTCAGCCTTGGCAACCACTTGTGTTAGCTTGGGTGTATTTACGGAGTTCCTGCTAGGATCTCTTTTGAACTGGAGGACCGTGGCAATTGTGAGCACAGTAATTCCACTATTTTCCATGGCTATGTTATGCTTTGTGCCCGAGAGTCCAGTTTGGCTGATCAGAGAGCGTCGGTTCTTTGATGCTGTGAAGGCATTACAATGGCTACGTGGCTGGGTGCCAGAGCAGAAAGTTGAAGCGGAATTCAAACAACTTTATGATGAATTGATCACCCAAAAATCAGCTAGAAAATCGAATGACGTTCAAGAGTCTAGGCATCATGCTGAAAAAGAAATTGCATATGTGGCGCAAACGAAGTTTTATAATGCCATTTCTGCTGGTCCTACTGACATTTTTCATCTGCCACTTTTCCGGAAAAACTCCAATTCGATCCTACGCTGTTCTCATCTTTGCGACACTGAAGGCTCCCATTGATGAAAACAATGCGACCATATTGTTAGGCATCTCAGAACTCATTGCCACCATTCTAGGTGCACTATTCATTCATTCGACGGGCAAAAGACCATTGGTATTCATTAGTATGCTGGGTACAGGTGTTTGCATACTCGGCGTTGCGATTTATGCTCACTCAATGAACATACTCGAGATGACTGTCATTGGTGTGAAGAATGAAGCTATAAATTCCTCAATGAATGTGCTGGAGAAGAATATGTCGCAACTTCTGAATAGTTCGGCACTTTTGGAAGGAGAGGTTCTAAGAGCAGAGATCGCAACCAcagaaataaatgttgtatCTGAGATAGCTCTCGGGTTCAGTTACCTGGAATGGATACCATTAATCCTTGTGCTTTTTGCCGCATTCTTTGCAAATCTGGGAATTCGCATGATACCTTGGGTTTTGATTGGTGAGGTATTCCCAGCAGATATTCGTAGCAGCGCCTCGGGGTTTGCTGGCTGCATGGGTTACCTTTTTGGATTTATGGCGAACAAGCTGTTTTTGGTGATGATCACTGCGATGACGTTGCCGGTTACCTTCACCTTCTTTGCCAGTGTTTCCTTCATTGGAATAATCATTTTATACTTTACACTTCCGGAGACAGAGGGACGCACTTTGGGAGTAAGTTTTGGACATGATTTTCCAGTTGTacttaatcaaattataatattattctcTCTCAGGAAATTGAGGCACATTTTTCCAAGAAGACTGACGCTAACCTCTTTCGAAAGAGAAAGAACGAAAATGTCTCACAAGATGATTCTGAACTCATAAATATTGTCCAAATCAACTGAAAAATCGATTTGTCTATTATTAATACTTTACTAATGAATCTTAGAATAGTACGATCCAAGTTTATTATTGAAGAATTCTGAACATATTAATGTAAAacagattttaaaaatatctccGAATAATATAGGGCATATTTAAGTTCCACGTATCGTATTCcattattgtattttcattatacTGAATAAActtaatacaaaattgtcaaatatGTCAAACGTAGacttttaaaagcttttataCTTAATCAGTTGAAAAATGTTAATccaaacaatatttttctacAACAGAATACATAAGGGTAAttctcattcattcattcattaccaaaacattattttattttgagtaaagATGAATCTTTTAGCTCTTgattagcactttaattaaaattataataattataattataattgtatgAGTTATATAagaagtatattttgtatggggaaaacacctacttactacgggtctaagttgctttggctatCGATCtcgtatatttttcactctgtggtatattttgcatgtggTACCATAtcataaaccaaatatagacattggtatatttctcgcatttttgtggtatattgattcggtatattttaaatttaataccgcactgttttgcttatatttaaaatgagcagcgaatatctcacagtcgaacacactgtattgtagcttttttacttgtttttaaaattgtttaagtttgTGTTTGTCTTCCTGTAAATAATGTTAATCTAATTGAAATTCTGATTCTTCATAAATGGCTTTAAAATAAGCTTCCGaattatcattaaatttgCCTATTGTAATGATACACATCAGTTTATGTTACAAGCAAGTGAAGCATAACAAAAATGAAGATAAGATATGAGATGATAACAGGCTTTTTCATCTGAAAAAATTAACTGCAGTTATAAAAGTAACGACACGATaactttgctttaaaattcaaataaaaatccgtaattaattttatttaacaagaCTTAGTCTAGCaagagaaattcaaatttaatttcgagTGTCAATTTATTCATTCCACAAAGTGCTGAGAGACCTTTTAATTGGTTGATTGGTCCTGTAACAAGATgaacatttgtttatttcgaCCATGTCTAGTGAAGTGTGAAATCGACccgaaacaaaacaattgcacGATTTGCCAGAATGGAACTCAATCAATCAACTTTGAGCTCTAGTCTGTTTGGCTGTGACATGCCCAAGTTCAATGGTCTTAGTTGTAGTCAACAATCGTTTGTACACGTTGTTGATCAGCACAAAAACGCAAACAAttaatattgcgtatacgacatGGAGCGCATTACTTGGAAAATGGATGACATAAAGGAGAATCGATATCCATTTTCCTAATTGTTGTCATGGAATCAATCAGTATTGATGTAGTTGTTTATGGCCTGGAAAATcatagcaaataaaatgtattcaatgCTGGTTTGTAAGTCATTTTTTGACCTTCTGAACTCCTAAATTTAGCTCTTCACTTTTATTAGATTTCAAGTTGtcattgtttattaattaaaatattttacaaaatatatttttatgcataGAACTGCAATATCCGTTCCATGCAATTTTCCACtctcaacaaaatatttcaactgaCCCTGTCTTCAGCTTGTTTGTG
This window of the Drosophila albomicans strain 15112-1751.03 chromosome 2L, ASM965048v2, whole genome shotgun sequence genome carries:
- the LOC117564217 gene encoding LOW QUALITY PROTEIN: solute carrier family 2, facilitated glucose transporter member 6-like (The sequence of the model RefSeq protein was modified relative to this genomic sequence to represent the inferred CDS: deleted 1 base in 1 codon) — protein: MVKTKQSDKTEDESSNYLPLFMQKDYHNQNSTEQDDEEVSDFRRALPQIIAVNIQNLLQFGYGMTQGFPTIAIPAIQSSLDSSAIKLDKEAISWLSSINLICMPLGCLFSGMFAQYLGKRRAMQLINLPMLAAWLLFHYASCTEHMYVALCFVGIGGGLMEAAVITYVAEITDPKYRGMFSALATTCVSLGVFTEFLLGSLLNWRTVAIVSTVIPLFSMAMLCFVPESPVWLIRERRFFDAVKALQWLRGWVPEQKVEAEFKQLYDELITQKSARKSNDVQESRLMLKKKLHMWRKRSFIMPFLLVLLTFFICHFSGKTPIRSYAVLIFATLKAPIDENNATILLGISELIATILGALFIHSTGKRPLVFISMLGTGVCILGVAIYAHSMNILEMTVIGVKNEAINSSMNVLEKNMSQLLNSSALLEGEVLRAEIATTEINVVSEIALGFSYLEWIPLILVLFAAFFANLGIRMIPWVLIGEVFPADIRSSASGFAGCMGYLFGFMANKLFLVMITAMTLPVTFTFFASVSFIGIIILYFTLPETEGRTLGEIEAHFSKKTDANLFRKRKNENVSQDDSELINIVQIN